The halophilic archaeon DL31 nucleotide sequence ACGCGCCCATTCGATGGACCACTGGAACGCGGGGTCCGACCCGCCCTTGCCGTGAATGTACCACCACCGCGCCGCTTTCAGCACAACGAGGGGATTTGTCGGTGGATGCTCACCGGCGAGCCCTCGGGTGATGGACTCGATTTCGTCGGGGATGGCGTCGGGTTCGACGTTTTTTGATTGCGTGTTCGCGATATCGACCGGGATCTCGTCGATGGAGACGTTGTCGGGACTCTGTTGTTGACTCACTGGAGGTCACCTCTAGTTGAAGACTCACGAACGAGCCTCCGCCCTCTCCCGGGGCTCGAAAAACAGCACGTTGCGTTACGTCGGCGGGATGTAGATGCTCTGCTCGCCGTCGATTTCCTCGAGGTTGTTTCGATGGCGATGGGTGAAGTAGCACTCGTAGCTGCAGTATCCACGGATTGCGCCGGTGTCGTATTCTGCGACGTAGGGGCCGCGACGTGTTCGCCAGACGTTCGCTCCACATTCGGTGCAAGCAGCCTGCTCGAGATCGGCTGGCGTCGGCCCCCCGTACTCGATGTGTAAACCCTCGTCCTGGGGTGTCGTCTCGGGCCAGATCCCGTGGGCTTTCCAGAACTCACGGACTCGGACGAGACTATG carries:
- a CDS encoding hypothetical protein (KEGG: hla:Hlac_3121 hypothetical protein), with translation MSQQQSPDNVSIDEIPVDIANTQSKNVEPDAIPDEIESITRGLAGEHPPTNPLVVLKAARWWYIHGKGGSDPAFQWSIEWARHLATDVPSDAEQFDDFLEYLGTVGFADEEQAFR